Proteins from a genomic interval of Arthrobacter sp. CAN_C5:
- a CDS encoding MIP/aquaporin family protein: protein MTQTSLPTAEQHANPEPSGRSSSISDFSLVARSLAEAAGSFLLVLAGLGVTILNTQTGVQPTLAFGLALIGAIVAFGYVSGGHFNPAVTLGSAIAGKTSWISVLPYLVAQVVGGVIAAVFIWLLLSANQQFAGSVQALFAVSANGYAEHSPTQFALSSAFLAEVVGTAIFVAVVLGAMSRTATGSLRNAGGPFAIGLVYAALLTFLLPISNGSLNPARSTAAAIFSESWAIEQLWLFWVAPVLGAAIAGLIYRSSELFGGRTTGAKPVQVTDAPDPSATSSGPATATADTATQATATPATSTTPTSRPATDRYPADHARTGDNADEGQVDRPAGTDDARTFFDESDERRDGK from the coding sequence ATGACGCAGACATCACTGCCCACCGCTGAACAGCACGCAAACCCGGAACCGTCCGGCCGCTCGTCCTCGATCAGCGACTTCTCCCTGGTGGCCCGGTCACTGGCCGAAGCCGCCGGCTCATTCCTCCTGGTCCTGGCCGGACTGGGGGTCACCATCCTGAACACCCAGACGGGGGTGCAGCCCACCCTTGCGTTCGGCCTGGCCCTGATCGGAGCGATTGTTGCGTTCGGCTATGTCTCTGGTGGTCACTTCAACCCGGCGGTCACGCTCGGCTCAGCCATCGCCGGCAAGACCTCATGGATCTCGGTGCTGCCCTACCTCGTGGCGCAGGTTGTGGGGGGCGTTATCGCGGCAGTCTTCATCTGGTTGCTCCTGAGCGCCAACCAGCAGTTCGCCGGGAGTGTCCAGGCGCTGTTCGCCGTCTCGGCCAACGGTTACGCGGAACATTCCCCCACCCAGTTCGCGCTGAGCAGCGCCTTCCTGGCCGAAGTGGTCGGGACAGCCATCTTTGTCGCGGTGGTCCTGGGCGCGATGTCCCGGACCGCCACCGGCTCGCTGCGCAACGCTGGCGGCCCCTTTGCTATCGGCCTGGTGTATGCGGCGCTGCTGACCTTCCTGCTGCCGATCAGCAACGGATCTCTGAATCCGGCCCGTTCCACTGCCGCAGCAATCTTCTCCGAAAGCTGGGCCATCGAGCAGCTCTGGCTGTTCTGGGTGGCCCCCGTTCTGGGCGCGGCAATCGCCGGACTGATCTACCGCAGCTCCGAGTTGTTCGGTGGACGCACCACGGGTGCAAAGCCTGTCCAGGTCACTGACGCGCCCGACCCCAGCGCGACGTCCAGTGGGCCGGCCACCGCCACCGCGGACACCGCCACCCAGGCCACCGCCACACCAGCTACGTCCACGACGCCCACTTCTCGGCCAGCCACGGACCGGTACCCCGCCGACCATGCGCGCACCGGCGACAACGCCGATGAGGGGCAGGTGGACCGCCCGGCCGGCACCGACGACGCACGGACGTTCTTCGACGAATCAGACGAACGCCGCGACGGAAAATAG
- a CDS encoding exonuclease domain-containing protein — MGIEFTAIDFETANGFRGSPCAVGLSKVRDGRIVDEAHWLMRPPAGHDHFDWRNVRIHGISEEMVSAQPRFGDLFPEIGAFIGDDVLVAHNAAFDMGVIRSGQEVSGIAGPAYNYSCTVVLSRRNYSLPSYSLPFVAEAAGVPLVNHHDAVEDARACAGIMIDIARMNNAGSLEELASIQRLPFSTQDAYVPGINEVSKATRGALARGAAVVRTGPSGWPDEGLNPPANGAADPANPLYGQTVVFTGTLGMPRPQAKERAAWLGAQPASTVTQRTTVLVVGDGFVASDLRNGRVTGKVRRVLDLHERGQRIEVLSEAEFLQMTEGRWPVDSP; from the coding sequence GTGGGAATTGAGTTCACGGCCATCGACTTCGAGACAGCAAACGGGTTCCGTGGTTCGCCCTGCGCCGTGGGCCTGAGCAAGGTCCGGGACGGCAGGATTGTTGACGAGGCGCACTGGCTGATGCGGCCTCCCGCAGGCCACGACCATTTCGACTGGCGGAACGTCCGGATCCACGGCATCTCCGAAGAGATGGTGTCTGCGCAGCCCCGCTTCGGTGACCTCTTCCCTGAAATCGGTGCGTTCATCGGCGACGACGTGCTGGTGGCCCACAACGCGGCGTTCGATATGGGCGTGATCAGGTCGGGTCAGGAAGTCTCAGGGATTGCCGGTCCCGCCTACAACTATTCCTGCACAGTGGTGCTGTCCCGGCGGAACTATTCGCTGCCGTCCTACTCGCTACCGTTCGTTGCTGAAGCCGCCGGCGTCCCGCTGGTCAACCACCACGATGCAGTGGAGGACGCCCGGGCGTGCGCCGGAATCATGATCGACATCGCCCGGATGAACAACGCTGGCAGCCTCGAGGAGTTGGCCTCGATCCAGCGGCTCCCGTTCTCCACCCAGGACGCATATGTGCCAGGCATCAATGAGGTCTCGAAGGCGACCCGTGGCGCGCTGGCCCGTGGGGCAGCCGTCGTCCGTACCGGGCCATCAGGATGGCCTGACGAGGGGCTGAACCCGCCGGCGAACGGCGCAGCCGACCCCGCCAACCCGCTGTACGGCCAGACGGTGGTCTTCACGGGAACGCTCGGCATGCCCCGCCCGCAAGCCAAGGAGCGGGCGGCATGGCTGGGGGCGCAGCCGGCGAGCACGGTCACCCAGCGCACCACCGTGCTGGTAGTGGGGGACGGGTTTGTGGCGTCCGATCTGCGGAACGGCCGGGTCACCGGGAAGGTGCGGCGGGTGCTGGACCTGCACGAGCGGGGCCAGCGGATTGAGGTACTTTCGGAGGCGGAGTTCCTGCAGATGACGGAGGGCCGCTGGCCGGTCGACAGCCCGTAG
- a CDS encoding AAA family ATPase — protein MRIHRLELQAFGPFAHRQEVDFDRLGAHGLFLLNGPTGAGKSSVLDAICYALYGSVPGARQGAKRLRSDHAPESLAPEVACEFSVGGRRLEVIRNPQWNRPAKRGTGTTSEPARTLLREKIDGEWVQKSARNDEAGGEIQALLGMDREQFTRVVMLPQGEFAAFLRSDAKSRRDLLQKLFATDRFEKVEQVLTERARTMAGRVAEAEAGLSHIHRRAVDEVQRYESADDAVPDATGDAGAPLTLTDLRARLATVLESARRTSDADSRNRSLLTQQQQDTLAAYTRRQALAAFRAVEEAHAAQREEAADFQTAVDRDRKARILESGLRALDLAEDALRQTTERAQSATRMVAGSPVATSLLPDLESTGQEKALPGTADTIAMLDAACTAATSELGVLRAALPEEQRLQSLEERLTESATELQRIDAALRECAEALAEVRAETALVGGERVELERTVNGTSALDERVAEGKRLLATIAALDTARTRMTSEEDRYSAAERRFLELKSIWLETLRQRLEQAAAELAAGLTEDSDCPVCGSRSHPHPASADGASLVTHEQEQAARQDQLAAEQVVERLRRVRDDAVLDAARLQAQGGDREVGAVREALEADTALLAEAVAAGKALERATERLTALAGREETLTAQHNGLATAQAETRASITGLQEQMDEMQERLATLRGGYETLAERTGDLAAAHETMADCRDALQDLARAGSSRELAFATLSEALVGSAFDHPDEVRSALLSPVELDHAELFLATHHRAGDRLEADRALPDIAGALRDEAAGLPIVTSVQVDDAAASEAEAAERATASLLRLRMVQESVLQLDRYATELTRQEQVVLPLLQERDLIKSLADTAAGGGENSFKMSLGTYVLAARLEQVADAATERLLAMSDGRYALVHSDALSGNRKSGLGLNVIDGWTGNRRDTATLSGGESFMAALALALGLADVVQAESGGIEIETLFVDEGFGSLDEQSLEQVMDALEGLRDGGRMVGLVSHVAELKQRIGAQLQVVKERDGSTLHIVDQVPAQADPSVVLQTV, from the coding sequence GTGAGGATCCACCGCCTTGAACTGCAGGCCTTCGGCCCCTTTGCGCATCGCCAGGAGGTCGACTTCGACCGCCTGGGCGCCCACGGACTGTTCCTTCTGAACGGCCCAACAGGGGCGGGCAAGTCGAGCGTCCTCGATGCGATCTGCTACGCCCTGTATGGGTCGGTTCCGGGTGCCCGCCAGGGCGCAAAGAGGCTCCGCAGTGACCACGCACCGGAGTCCCTCGCCCCTGAGGTGGCCTGCGAGTTCAGCGTGGGCGGCCGCCGGCTGGAAGTGATTCGCAACCCCCAGTGGAATCGCCCTGCCAAGCGGGGCACCGGCACTACGTCCGAGCCCGCGCGGACCCTGCTGAGGGAAAAAATTGACGGCGAATGGGTACAGAAATCTGCCCGCAATGATGAGGCTGGCGGTGAAATCCAGGCCCTGCTGGGCATGGACCGCGAACAGTTCACCCGCGTGGTCATGTTGCCCCAGGGCGAGTTCGCGGCCTTCCTGCGCTCTGACGCCAAATCAAGGCGGGACCTGCTACAGAAACTCTTCGCCACGGACCGGTTCGAGAAGGTGGAGCAGGTCCTCACCGAACGCGCCCGGACGATGGCGGGCCGGGTGGCGGAGGCCGAAGCGGGGCTGAGCCACATCCACCGTCGAGCGGTGGACGAGGTGCAACGCTATGAGTCGGCCGACGATGCGGTACCGGACGCGACGGGTGATGCCGGGGCTCCCCTCACCCTGACCGATCTTCGCGCACGGCTCGCAACCGTGCTGGAGAGCGCCCGGCGGACCTCGGACGCGGACTCACGGAATCGAAGCCTGCTCACGCAGCAGCAGCAGGACACCCTGGCTGCCTACACCCGTCGGCAAGCCCTGGCAGCCTTCCGTGCCGTTGAAGAGGCGCATGCGGCACAGCGGGAAGAAGCGGCGGACTTCCAGACGGCGGTCGACCGGGACCGGAAGGCACGCATCCTGGAGAGCGGACTGCGTGCCCTGGATCTGGCGGAGGATGCACTGCGGCAGACAACCGAGCGGGCGCAGTCAGCAACGCGAATGGTGGCCGGTTCGCCAGTTGCCACCTCCCTCCTCCCGGACCTCGAGAGCACCGGTCAGGAGAAGGCCCTCCCCGGGACGGCAGACACCATCGCGATGCTGGACGCAGCGTGCACCGCAGCGACGTCGGAACTCGGCGTCCTCCGCGCCGCACTGCCGGAGGAACAGCGGCTGCAGAGCCTGGAGGAACGTCTCACGGAGTCGGCGACCGAGCTGCAGCGGATTGATGCTGCCCTGCGGGAGTGTGCGGAAGCACTGGCCGAGGTTCGTGCCGAGACAGCATTGGTCGGCGGGGAGCGGGTCGAGCTGGAACGAACGGTCAACGGGACATCGGCGCTCGACGAGCGGGTGGCGGAAGGAAAACGGCTCCTGGCGACCATCGCTGCGCTGGACACCGCGCGGACGAGGATGACCAGCGAAGAAGACAGATACTCAGCTGCCGAACGGCGCTTCCTGGAGCTCAAGAGCATCTGGCTGGAGACCCTCCGGCAACGCCTGGAGCAGGCGGCAGCAGAACTGGCGGCTGGCCTCACCGAGGACAGCGACTGCCCCGTCTGCGGCAGTCGGTCCCATCCACACCCCGCGTCGGCGGACGGGGCGAGCCTGGTTACCCACGAGCAGGAGCAGGCGGCACGGCAGGACCAGCTTGCCGCGGAACAGGTCGTGGAGCGTCTACGGCGGGTGCGCGACGACGCCGTCCTCGACGCTGCACGGCTGCAGGCCCAGGGCGGGGACCGCGAGGTCGGTGCCGTCCGGGAAGCCCTTGAGGCAGATACCGCGCTCCTGGCGGAGGCCGTCGCGGCCGGTAAGGCGCTGGAGCGGGCGACCGAGCGGCTGACAGCGCTGGCCGGCCGGGAAGAGACCCTGACCGCCCAGCACAACGGGTTGGCCACGGCCCAGGCCGAGACCCGGGCCTCCATCACGGGACTGCAGGAGCAAATGGATGAGATGCAGGAGCGGCTGGCTACGCTGCGCGGCGGGTACGAAACCCTCGCCGAACGGACCGGTGACCTGGCGGCAGCCCACGAGACGATGGCCGACTGCCGGGACGCTCTCCAGGATCTGGCGCGGGCCGGTTCCAGCCGGGAACTGGCATTCGCCACCTTGTCCGAGGCGCTCGTGGGTTCAGCCTTCGATCACCCCGACGAGGTGCGTTCTGCACTGTTGTCGCCGGTGGAACTCGACCATGCGGAACTTTTCCTTGCCACCCACCACCGGGCGGGAGACCGGCTGGAGGCCGACCGGGCTCTCCCCGACATTGCCGGGGCACTCAGGGACGAAGCGGCGGGCCTGCCGATCGTCACCAGTGTGCAGGTCGACGACGCCGCCGCGTCCGAGGCAGAAGCCGCTGAGCGGGCAACTGCGAGCCTGCTCAGGCTCCGGATGGTCCAGGAGTCAGTGCTGCAGCTTGACCGGTACGCGACCGAACTGACGCGTCAGGAGCAGGTGGTGCTGCCCCTGCTGCAGGAGCGTGACCTGATCAAGTCGCTCGCCGACACCGCGGCCGGGGGCGGAGAGAACTCGTTCAAGATGTCCCTGGGCACCTACGTGCTGGCCGCCCGCCTCGAGCAGGTGGCCGATGCCGCCACCGAGCGACTGCTGGCGATGTCCGACGGGCGCTACGCCCTGGTGCACAGTGATGCACTCTCCGGAAACAGGAAGTCCGGCCTGGGCCTGAACGTGATCGATGGATGGACCGGGAACCGGCGGGACACCGCGACCCTGTCGGGCGGTGAGTCCTTCATGGCCGCACTGGCGCTGGCCCTCGGCCTGGCCGACGTCGTCCAGGCCGAGTCGGGCGGCATCGAGATTGAGACCCTCTTTGTCGACGAAGGGTTCGGCAGTCTGGACGAGCAGTCGCTGGAGCAGGTCATGGACGCGCTGGAGGGGCTCCGGGACGGGGGCCGGATGGTGGGACTGGTCAGCCATGTTGCGGAGCTGAAGCAGCGAATCGGCGCCCAGTTGCAGGTGGTGAAGGAACGCGACGGCTCCACCCTGCATATTGTCGATCAGGTCCCGGCCCAGGCGGATCCCTCGGTCGTGCTGCAGACAGTGTAA
- a CDS encoding exonuclease SbcCD subunit D, whose translation MRLLHTSDWHLGRSFHGVGTLQAQRLFIDHLEKSVREFEVDVVLIAGDVYDRALPGVDVVGLFDEALERLTAAGAQVVVSSGNHDSATRLGFGGRILERGGVHLRTRLEDIARPVLFPLDEDGAELAVYGLPYLEPRLVAETLGAEAPTHTAVTRAALDLVRSDLAHRRSAGTVRSLVMAHTFASGGITSDSERDLSVGGVGAVPLDLFETFDYAALGHLHGQQQLSPNVRYSGSPLPYSFSEARQSKGAWLVEIGPAGLGNVRAVEWPGYRELAVLTGELEELLSDPRHEWAETAYCHITLVDPDRPTQAMERLRSRFPSTLVLVFEPAGDRQRAAQTYSQRIAQATDDVDVCCGFLDHVRSRPASESERTVLTAVLETVRSAEVER comes from the coding sequence ATGAGGCTACTGCACACATCCGATTGGCACCTGGGACGGTCGTTCCACGGTGTGGGCACCCTACAGGCGCAGCGGCTCTTCATCGATCACCTCGAGAAGTCCGTCCGCGAGTTTGAGGTGGACGTGGTACTGATCGCCGGCGACGTCTACGACCGTGCACTGCCCGGCGTGGACGTCGTCGGACTCTTTGACGAGGCGCTGGAACGCCTGACCGCTGCCGGCGCGCAAGTGGTTGTCTCCAGCGGAAACCATGACTCTGCCACCCGGCTGGGCTTCGGCGGCCGCATCCTGGAACGCGGGGGAGTGCACCTGCGCACCCGGCTCGAGGATATCGCCCGGCCGGTCTTGTTCCCTCTGGATGAGGACGGCGCCGAGCTCGCTGTGTACGGCCTGCCGTACCTCGAACCACGGTTGGTAGCGGAAACGCTCGGCGCCGAGGCCCCCACCCACACTGCTGTCACCCGGGCGGCGCTGGACCTGGTCCGGTCCGACCTGGCGCATCGCCGGTCCGCGGGCACCGTCCGGTCGCTGGTGATGGCCCACACCTTTGCCAGCGGCGGCATCACCTCGGACAGCGAACGCGATCTCAGCGTGGGAGGGGTGGGAGCCGTCCCCCTGGATCTCTTTGAAACCTTCGACTATGCGGCACTGGGCCACCTGCACGGTCAGCAGCAGCTCTCCCCGAATGTGCGCTACTCCGGTTCGCCCCTGCCGTACTCCTTCTCCGAAGCACGTCAGTCGAAGGGCGCGTGGCTGGTGGAGATCGGCCCAGCGGGCCTGGGTAACGTCCGTGCCGTCGAATGGCCCGGCTATCGTGAGCTCGCCGTCCTGACCGGTGAACTGGAAGAGCTACTGTCGGATCCACGCCATGAGTGGGCCGAGACTGCCTACTGCCACATCACCCTCGTGGATCCGGACCGGCCCACCCAGGCCATGGAGCGGTTGCGTAGCCGCTTCCCCTCGACCCTCGTCCTGGTTTTCGAACCTGCGGGGGATCGTCAGCGCGCCGCCCAGACGTACAGTCAGCGGATCGCCCAGGCCACCGATGATGTGGACGTGTGCTGCGGCTTCCTTGACCACGTGCGGTCCCGACCAGCGAGCGAGAGCGAACGCACAGTGCTGACAGCTGTCCTGGAAACCGTTCGCTCGGCAGAGGTGGAACGGTGA
- a CDS encoding SDR family NAD(P)-dependent oxidoreductase: MDNWNPTDLSDLSGRTVVVTGGNAGLGYFACEQLAAAGATVVMASRNEEKARAAIAAIRQQVPEARVEFQELDLARLKSVRQAVDLLSARGPIDALLANAGVVGAAGRQHTAEGFELQFGTNHLGHFALTAGLLPALTAARGRVVHLGSISHRWVRLDTANLMPARYNNPRAYATSKLAVMTFGFELAARLRLVGSPVQSIVAHPGLALDMLTPLRPGIGLNNTSPAPQRRILAPVSQGKDTGAWPLVRAVADPAVVNGSYCGPRGWFQLRGNPAVVPAQPHARERNTASRLIDASQELTGVQLNL; encoded by the coding sequence ATGGATAACTGGAACCCCACCGACCTGTCTGATCTGAGCGGCCGCACGGTCGTTGTCACCGGCGGAAACGCCGGCCTCGGCTATTTTGCCTGCGAGCAGCTCGCCGCCGCCGGTGCGACCGTCGTGATGGCCTCGCGCAACGAGGAGAAAGCCAGGGCGGCGATTGCGGCGATCCGGCAGCAGGTCCCGGAGGCACGGGTCGAGTTCCAGGAACTCGATCTGGCCCGGCTGAAGTCCGTCCGACAGGCGGTGGACCTGCTGTCTGCGAGGGGGCCCATCGATGCGCTGCTGGCCAACGCCGGAGTGGTGGGGGCCGCTGGCCGCCAGCACACCGCCGAAGGGTTCGAGTTGCAGTTCGGGACCAACCATCTGGGCCATTTCGCGCTGACCGCAGGCCTGTTGCCCGCCCTCACCGCTGCACGCGGGCGGGTAGTTCATCTGGGCAGCATCAGCCACCGGTGGGTCCGGCTGGATACCGCCAATTTGATGCCCGCGCGGTACAACAACCCCCGGGCCTACGCGACGTCGAAACTTGCTGTCATGACCTTCGGTTTCGAACTCGCTGCCCGGCTGCGTCTGGTGGGGAGCCCGGTGCAGAGCATTGTCGCCCACCCGGGTCTGGCTCTGGACATGCTCACGCCCCTGCGTCCGGGCATTGGGCTGAACAACACCTCGCCCGCCCCGCAACGCCGCATCCTCGCGCCCGTTTCCCAGGGAAAGGACACCGGGGCGTGGCCCCTGGTGCGCGCGGTGGCCGATCCCGCCGTCGTCAATGGGTCCTACTGCGGACCACGCGGGTGGTTCCAGCTGCGGGGCAATCCGGCAGTGGTTCCGGCGCAACCCCACGCCCGCGAGCGCAACACGGCGTCACGGCTGATCGACGCCTCCCAGGAACTCACCGGCGTCCAGCTGAACCTGTAG
- a CDS encoding ADP-ribosylglycohydrolase family protein: MLTNPSFSDRVHGCLLGGALGDALGFAVENLDLEAIRAAYGPAGLTSPTQLQEVFRFSDDTQLSLYTVDGLVDAIQWANDGVAADETACLWLAYLRWLATQGETPPSSAPVAPPRWIDAQEVLQHRRRPGTACLSGLRSGEMGTQSRPVNPEAKGSGTVMRSAPFGLVPHIPVEVADRLAMNAAALTHGHPAALHGAAVMAVLIHGIVRDEMSLREAVSAAVARAHSSSVPELAQLLETAVQLADDGGSPEQMSAALGGGWTADEAVAIAIYAVLASEAGAGPAGSATGPEQHFRTAIALAINHDGDSDTTGSLTGNILGALYGRDGLPASWSAVLEGADVVGTMASLLVDTTSTG; encoded by the coding sequence GTGCTGACCAATCCCTCTTTCTCGGACCGTGTCCATGGCTGTCTGCTGGGCGGCGCGCTCGGCGATGCGCTCGGCTTCGCCGTCGAAAATCTCGATCTTGAGGCAATCAGGGCAGCCTACGGCCCGGCTGGGCTGACCTCCCCCACCCAGTTGCAGGAAGTCTTTCGGTTCTCGGACGACACCCAGCTGTCGCTCTATACGGTCGACGGCCTGGTGGATGCTATCCAGTGGGCCAACGACGGAGTTGCCGCCGACGAGACGGCGTGCCTCTGGCTGGCCTACCTCCGGTGGCTCGCGACGCAGGGCGAGACACCGCCGTCGTCGGCTCCCGTAGCCCCACCCCGCTGGATCGATGCCCAGGAGGTGCTGCAGCACCGTCGACGACCCGGCACCGCCTGTCTGAGCGGCCTGCGCAGTGGGGAGATGGGAACCCAATCCCGGCCGGTGAACCCCGAGGCCAAAGGATCGGGTACGGTAATGCGCTCCGCGCCCTTCGGGCTGGTGCCGCACATTCCGGTTGAGGTGGCCGATCGGCTGGCCATGAACGCTGCGGCCCTCACCCATGGCCACCCGGCCGCCCTGCACGGAGCGGCAGTGATGGCGGTCCTGATCCATGGCATCGTGCGGGACGAAATGTCGCTGCGGGAGGCCGTTTCCGCGGCCGTCGCCCGGGCGCACAGCTCCAGTGTCCCCGAACTGGCTCAGCTCCTCGAGACGGCGGTTCAGCTGGCCGACGACGGCGGGTCGCCTGAACAGATGAGCGCAGCCCTCGGCGGCGGTTGGACAGCTGACGAGGCGGTGGCGATCGCCATCTACGCGGTCCTGGCCAGCGAGGCCGGCGCCGGGCCAGCTGGGTCTGCCACCGGTCCAGAGCAGCATTTCCGCACCGCGATCGCCCTGGCGATCAATCACGACGGCGACAGCGACACCACCGGGTCGCTGACCGGCAACATCCTGGGTGCGCTGTACGGTCGGGACGGTCTACCGGCGAGCTGGTCCGCAGTGCTGGAGGGTGCCGACGTCGTCGGCACCATGGCCAGCCTGCTGGTGGACACCACTTCGACCGGATGA
- a CDS encoding IclR family transcriptional regulator produces the protein MTVDQPGGTAVVSAQSGTAIAPSAHSQTLSRGIRALEILAEASSPLSIAELAVRLDVHRSIAYRILRTLEDHSLVVRDAAGGVQAGPGLAALARGVASDLQSAALPELTQLANTLGMTAFVVVLDQQDCVTLVAVEPRHTGATVAQRPGTRHPVSAGAPGIAIQSALTEQAWERRAPGQPYRADARTAQRTGYAVSHDEVIDGVSSVAVPVRIPGQLPAAVALVYIRSLHTPSELGAQLIDCARTIEDQLR, from the coding sequence ATGACAGTCGACCAGCCAGGAGGAACAGCCGTGGTAAGTGCCCAGAGCGGTACTGCGATCGCGCCATCAGCCCACTCGCAGACCCTCTCCCGTGGTATCCGCGCCCTGGAGATCCTGGCCGAGGCCAGCTCGCCACTGTCGATAGCCGAGCTGGCAGTGCGTCTCGACGTCCACCGCTCCATCGCCTACCGAATCCTGCGGACGCTGGAGGATCATTCGTTGGTAGTCCGTGATGCGGCGGGCGGGGTGCAGGCCGGACCGGGCCTGGCCGCGCTGGCCCGGGGTGTTGCGAGTGATCTGCAGTCCGCTGCCCTCCCCGAACTGACCCAGCTGGCCAACACGCTGGGCATGACCGCCTTCGTGGTCGTTCTGGACCAGCAGGATTGTGTGACGCTGGTGGCGGTGGAGCCCCGCCACACAGGGGCCACCGTGGCCCAGCGGCCCGGCACCCGCCACCCGGTAAGCGCCGGGGCGCCGGGAATCGCCATCCAGTCGGCCCTCACCGAACAGGCGTGGGAGCGCCGTGCCCCCGGGCAGCCGTACCGGGCCGATGCCCGCACCGCTCAGCGCACCGGCTATGCGGTGAGCCATGATGAGGTGATTGACGGGGTCTCGTCGGTGGCAGTGCCGGTGCGGATTCCAGGCCAGCTGCCGGCCGCGGTGGCGCTGGTCTACATCCGCTCGCTGCACACCCCCTCCGAACTCGGCGCCCAGCTGATCGACTGCGCGCGGACCATCGAGGACCAGCTGCGCTGA
- a CDS encoding MFS transporter, which translates to MTPPLVAGSRLGRFGRLPALAGPSFLTIGFFARLPLAMLTVGALTLVTAASGSVATGGFAAGAVGVGSALGAPILGYLADRTGQRPVLLISAALNTAAIIWVIAASYLVPDFSGPSTAMILAAAFGMGLTSPQIGPLARVRWIALTRRTQPGDLDTALSYESTADELTFVLGPALVGLLASLITPWLPLALAAVLTVVMVSAFAVHSTVQAVVPLNRRPRRAAAGEAPPRRGAPGSRRFWFLVPLPVFGMVAMGTFFGSTQTALIAFAGEFGAATSAGLLYAVMGLSSAAAALSVAYWPARFSASWRWILSAGGMSLLTLFLFIPQEVPLMLLVLFVLGIPVGPTMVTIFSIGSLVAPKELMGTVMTLLASGIVAGTAIGASVAGTVAEAEGFSAAFIVPVAAAGALLLLGIVSLAVPRQQPEE; encoded by the coding sequence ATGACACCACCCCTTGTAGCCGGCAGCCGGCTGGGACGCTTTGGCCGTCTCCCCGCACTGGCCGGACCATCCTTCCTCACCATAGGTTTCTTCGCCCGGCTCCCGCTGGCCATGCTGACCGTCGGAGCCCTCACCCTGGTCACCGCGGCGAGCGGATCCGTGGCGACCGGCGGGTTCGCCGCCGGAGCGGTTGGTGTGGGCTCGGCGTTGGGCGCACCGATCCTCGGGTACCTCGCGGACCGTACCGGCCAGCGGCCCGTGCTGCTCATCTCGGCAGCACTGAACACCGCAGCCATCATCTGGGTGATCGCTGCGAGCTATCTCGTTCCGGACTTCTCCGGACCATCAACGGCAATGATCCTCGCCGCGGCATTCGGCATGGGTCTGACCTCCCCCCAGATCGGGCCCTTGGCGCGGGTGCGCTGGATCGCGCTGACCCGACGCACCCAACCCGGTGACCTGGACACGGCGCTGTCCTATGAAAGCACCGCGGATGAGCTGACCTTCGTCCTTGGACCAGCACTGGTGGGACTTCTGGCGAGCCTGATCACCCCCTGGCTGCCGTTGGCCCTCGCCGCCGTGCTCACCGTCGTGATGGTGAGCGCCTTTGCCGTTCACAGCACGGTCCAGGCGGTCGTGCCGCTCAACCGCCGGCCCCGACGCGCCGCCGCGGGGGAGGCGCCGCCCCGGCGGGGCGCCCCCGGCAGCCGACGGTTCTGGTTCCTGGTTCCCCTGCCCGTGTTCGGGATGGTCGCGATGGGGACCTTCTTCGGATCGACACAGACTGCGCTCATCGCGTTCGCGGGAGAGTTCGGTGCGGCGACCTCGGCCGGCCTGCTGTACGCGGTGATGGGTCTGAGCTCGGCGGCAGCCGCCCTGTCGGTGGCGTACTGGCCGGCACGGTTCTCGGCGTCGTGGCGCTGGATTCTCTCAGCGGGTGGAATGAGCCTGCTGACCCTGTTCCTCTTTATTCCGCAGGAGGTCCCCCTGATGCTGTTGGTTCTGTTCGTGCTCGGCATCCCGGTGGGACCCACTATGGTCACCATCTTCAGCATCGGTTCCCTGGTGGCCCCGAAGGAACTCATGGGCACCGTCATGACCCTGCTGGCCAGTGGGATTGTCGCGGGCACCGCGATCGGAGCTTCGGTAGCCGGGACCGTCGCGGAAGCTGAGGGATTCAGCGCGGCCTTCATCGTTCCCGTTGCCGCTGCCGGTGCCTTGCTCCTCCTGGGCATCGTCTCCCTCGCGGTTCCCCGGCAGCAGCCAGAGGAGTAG